From a single Arachis hypogaea cultivar Tifrunner chromosome 3, arahy.Tifrunner.gnm2.J5K5, whole genome shotgun sequence genomic region:
- the LOC112790352 gene encoding translation machinery-associated protein 22, which produces MADKPQPVRVVYCPVCSMPPEYCEFGPDFEKCKPWLIQNFPDLYPDLLKETNERDADKVADKLQVTGISSGSSDGAATSAPKQEEVKRLPGGKIKKKEKQEVVIEKVIRNKRKCITTVKGLELFGVKLSDASKKLGKKFATGASVVKGPTEKDQIDVQGDISYDIVEFITDTWPDVPESAIYFIEDGKKVPAA; this is translated from the exons ATGGCAGACAAACCCCAACCGGTTCGGGTAGTGTACTGCCCCGTGTGCTCTATGCCACCCGAATACTGCGAATTCGGACCcgatttcgaaaaatgcaaaccCTGGTTGATCCAAAACTTCCCTGACCTATATCCCGATCTTCTCAAAG AAACGAATGAAAGGGATGCTGATAAAGTTGCTGATAAGCTTCAAGTTACCGGTATATCTTCGGGGTCTAGTGATGGAGCTGCTACCTcag CACCAAAGCAAGAAGAGGTCAAGCGTCTTCCTGGTGGGAAGATAAAGAAAAAG GAGAAGCAAGAGGTTGTTATTGAGAAAGTCATTCGTAACAAACGAAAATGTATCACGACTGTGAAAGGACTAGAACTTTTTG GTGTCAAGCTCAGTGATGCTTCAAAGAAACTTGGTAAAAAGTTTGCTACAGGAGCCTCTGTTGTAAAG GGTCCAACTGAGAAAGACCAAATTGATGTTCAAGGGGATATATCTTATGACATTGTGGAGTTCATTACAGATACATGGCCTGAT GTCCCAGAAAGTGCAATTTACTtcatagaggatggaaagaaggTTCCAGCTGCTTGA